From the genome of Salvia splendens isolate huo1 chromosome 7, SspV2, whole genome shotgun sequence:
TTCGCCAATGTGGTCCAGACATAGCCCGTCGCAACCACAAAAGTGGAGACTCGATCTATGTTTGGCTTCGCCGACAAGATCCGATTTTTGAGTTTTATTATGTGGGATTGGCGGAGGATGAACGAAGCTCTCACTCTATTGGTCGGCAATGGATGCGTCGCCGCCGGCTTTAAAGGAATCTTCTTCATCACATCCCAGAATATTCCATCAAGTCTACTAGAATCTTTGCAAATTGGTCTCTCGAAAAACGGCAAAGATTCTTCGTTTCTAGAAACAAACACCTCATCATCGCCGGATTTGTTGATCATGGCCCACGccttcaagaaaaaaaaaatgatagcAAGAAGTTCATTAAATATaccaataatatttttaatacgaAGACTCactttctcttttatttctatattagtgtctcttcttattttattcttaccACACAAGATAAACTAGTTCATTTCTCAAACAAATTTTTGGAGccacttaatttataaaatcagTCTCTCTTAATTTTGCAATCTTTAACAATTTGGTTTTCATTTGCATCATTATCAGCTTAaggattaaaaatgatttaagaCTAAGtcaacaaaattaaaacaataaaaatgaattaaattttttttatagggACTTAAACCCTAATTACCTTTATAAATCCGATGATTGACCTGCAGTCGCCGAGGCTATGGTGATTGTTCAAACCTAAGCAGATTCCCCGGCCTGGAAAGAGAGTCACCTGCAGAGAGATGAGAGggataattttgtaattttcttcCTCGGACATATTGGGCATCCGAGGAAGGAGGTCATAGAACTGATCAGATTCTCTAGCGTGATCTGCCACGAGCTCTTCGAAATCGAGGCCGGAGACAGCGATCATGAGGGAGACGGAGTCGCCAGAGATGTAACGGAAAACGGGTTTCGAGACGGTGTCGAGAGGGTAGAGGAGATTTGCGGCGACAAGGAGATAGTGTTTGAGAGTTAAAGAGAGAGAGTGTTTGAGGTTTGGAACAATGGTGTTGAAGAATTCAGCTTGTGAACATGGGTGGCTGTAGAAGATGAGGCGGCGGGTGTGATTGAGATGCAGCCAAGTCATGTCGAAGAAGGAGAGCGGCAGGAACAGCTCGGCGGCGCTGCCTTGTGAAGGCGGAATACGGCAGGTTTCGATCACAGTTGTCATTGTGTTGAGACATGAGATTATCCACCTCATGTAGAAGCCGCTATAATTGAAAATCTTGTGAAGAATAGCCAACAAATGTCGACTAAAATGGTGAAGTAGAGTTGCTGCAATTTATTGCTATTCGGCAGCTTTAAAATTCTTTCGCATAGGTGGAAACTATAGGGCAGTGATTATACTTATTTTAAGATATGAAATAACTGTAAGCACCACAAATGAATGTTAATTACTAAGGATTTGGTTTTGTTCTAAAACTGATAAGAGCATATTAAAGAgaattaaaagtaaaaatatgaattttaacacAAGAGAAATTATTACAAAGAGACATGTAGAGTTTTGGATCCAACTACAACGGAAGCGTCATACAATTAAttcaacaactttgattaccaATTTTATGACTCTAGAATTACTAGGAAAGTTGTTAGTCTAGGTTGAGCCATCTCTCGAGTACACTCACCCCATTGATTAACCTTTAATATTGAAGAAGATCAACTAGTAGATATACTCACAAATATAGTCGCGtcaaataatttcatatatGTTCTTTGCGAGCTGAACAATAGAGATCCTACCACACAACTTGAGGAAGTGTTAGAACGAAGAAAAGATACTTATTAGAATTCTTACATTGATAATTCAATAAAAGATTGATACCCTTATAATAGATTTATACTTtccttgtatatatattttgtattcTATAGCTAAAGAGAACTTCGGTAgtaccccctccgtcccataataaatgtcacactttcctttttagttagtcccacaaaagatgtcacatttcctcttttggaaaaaattccatctcgcatcaattataaaattatattttttctcactatttaacacacaaaataacatctcctaaaattcgGTGTCATCCCTGTTACTCTCATATTATCTTAATCAACAAAAGAGAATGTGAAAAGGTATTTTTTAATGGATATAAACTATTTCTATGAGACGAATTaaaaatcaaaaagaaaattaaaccTATTTATATGAAACTTAGGAATTTTTCAAAGCTCCCGACGGCCAATCTTCAAATAATTTGAGGAATTCACCTTTGTTTCACCGCGATTGCAGATAAGATATTAATTACGAATTATTATTTATCAgagaaattatttttaaaagtaggagaaaaGTGAAAACAATCGTGAGTTTGGAGGGGGATTAAGCAATTCGGCGTGAATATAGAGATGGAGAAATCGATTTCTCCATAAAGGTGAGAccgtagagagagagtgaatgataactattttatttaattcattcttcATAACgataaataagtaaaaaaaatatcctTTCAAATTTAACCACTCTCACTTTCATCATACTATTAGGCCATCTTCAAATATAGAAGCAAAACACTCCATCATCTCCTTGGGCAGCGACAAATCGATAACCAAACCACCGTCGCCGGAGTTACTCAACAACATTCCATATTTCTCATCATCCAACGACAGAATCTCCACCTTCCTCGCCACCCCCCACCCAAAATCCGCCTCCTTATACTCAAACTTGGGCGAACCATACACCACCAAAACCCCGAAAACCCTATCAGGCAACGACATCATCGACAGCCGATCTTCCGGACTTTTAAGCAACTCATCTCCGTCGTAGATTTTGGCCTTGATCACATCACCGATGGCCTCCGCCGCCGCAACAAATCCATCCTCCGCTGCCAACTTCCGATGCTCCGCTATCACCACCCCACCGCCCAAGCAATTCCCGAAGTAATTCACGGCCACCTGCGGATCGAACAGCGCGTTCCGCCGCCCTCTCGCGTCAGCCGGAAAAACGAACACCTCATCTTCTTCTCCGCCGCTGCCGTGCGACTTCACCAGCGTGGTCCAGACATACGCCGCCGCAACTGTGAAAGTGGAGACCCGATCTAGGCTCGGCCTCGCCGATAAGAACCGATGCTTGAGGTTTTTTATGTGGGATTGGCGGAGGATGAACGAAGCTCTCACTCTATTAGTCGGCCGTGGGAGAGACACCACCGTCTTGAAAGGAATATTCTTCATTGCATTCCAGAATATTCCATCGACTCTTCTAGAAGCTTCGGAGTCGGGTTTCTCAAAAACCGGCAGAGATTCGGCCAAAGCCTCATCGTCGCCGGATTTGTTGATCACGGCCCACGCCTTGACGAATCCGACGATGGATCTCCAGTCGCAGAGGCTGTGGTGGAAGTTCACACCGATGCAGATTCCGCGGCGGGGAAAGAGCGTCGCCTGGAGGGAGATCACAGGGGcaattttgtaattttcttcttcaatcaGCGGCGCCGCCGGCTGTACGAAATTGTAGAATTGGTCGGATTCTTTAGCGTGATTCGCGATGAGCTTGTCGAATTCGAGGCTGGAGACGGCGATTGTGAGCGCTACGGTGTCGCCGGGGGTGTAGCGGAGAACGGGTTTCGGGGCGTCGGAGTCGAGAGGGAAGAGGAGATTTCCGGCGACGGGGAAGTAGTGTTTgagggttagagagagagagtgtttgAGGCTTGGAACAATGGTGTTGGAGAATTCAGCTTCAGAACATGGGTAGTTGTAGAAGTTGAGGACGTACATCGGATTGGAATGCAGCCAAGTCATGTCCAAGAAGGAGAGCGGCAGGAACAGCTCGGCCGCGGAGTCTTGTGGCGGCGGAATACGGCAGGTTTCGATCACGGTTGTCATGGTGGTTTTCAGAGTATCAAGTGATCCAAGGTGTTTTATAATAGGTATTTCCACCATTAAAGAGTCATATTagtgagttttaagaaattaattgcCTTTGTAAAGAATATTAAAAGTAAGAAAATGAGTGGAACGTGAAATTTACTTgtggggtgttcggtttgtaaGATTGTATCCGGTATTAAATTTATACTGTATTTGATTCAagagattcaatcccacaacttaattctagaagaataatcatgagataattaattatagttaacctcctatgactaaaataatctcacaactctatcctagattatactccctccgtcccaaggtagttgagtcgtattcctttttagtttgtcccaagctagttgagtcatttccttttttggtaaaatttttattccttctcttactttcctctctccactttaacctttaacaaatcaatttcttaaatctcgtgcccaaaagaaatgcctcaactaccttgggacggagggagtatcttggtactattttatcttggaaaccgaacaccaccttgtagtattggttttataatggATTATGAGTGTACAAAATTGATTGGAATGTATGCatactaaaagtggaataaagtaaatgattATTCTATATATTATGAACAACACAAATGACAAAGTGTCTCATTTATACGATGGACTGTAGTGTGTTGAATTAGATTTTGTTGGAGAATTTTATCTgtcatttatatttaatttaaattatttttaattttatgtcaACTAAAATAGTGATTATATTCcaacaattatattaaatttatacttaaaaagaatttttttaattattttttgttcaCAGTATAAATTTTGTTCGAACACTAACTATAGATCATGTCTATATATTTACCATGAACTCTGAATATGATAATGAACTTTTAGTATTTAGTCCATCTCACACGAACAAATATTCttgcaaaattaaattatacctTTTCCGCACAAATTGGAGTCATGTTTTTCTGTTTTGGTCTATCTGCGAATAGAAGTCtcagtttatttttattataaatagtgatATGTCCCATTTTTCTCTAACTCATTTTAATCACATTTCATTCAAAACTAtaatactacatccgtcccaaggaagatgatctCTTCCTTAGACGACACGAGATATATACAACCtagttttgtgtgttaggtaaagagaataaagtaagcaatgtggaataaagtagaggtAAAAGTGTTTATTTTTAGTAGTGGGTCATCTTAAGTGGAACGAGGGAGTATATAGAATGATACAAGTGGGGCCATATACAATTAACTTATTTGTTAAAACCTGTGACTCAAAGAAATTAGACTCATATTCGTGTATGAATGAAGTATTTCACATGTTAACATCAGGATACAACATGGCAAAATTAGTATTGAAATGAAAGCAGAACACATCAAAACAATATTGTTATGATGATTTATTAGGTGaaatttttgtgtttttgaCGAAATGAAGATATTTTGGTCTGGTTAGACGTTTTAGATTATTCTAATGTGGATTCATTTTGAGCAAAACTCGGTATTATGAAAAATTAGTTGTACTAAAAACTTTCATGTAATTTTTTTACAATATTTAAAATTGATGGTAAAAAAGACCTCTAAAAATGGGTGTGATTTTTTGTCTTTTAGTCGTTAGATATTTGTATTACATTTTGAGtggaaattataaaataagCAAAAATAAGATGGAATCCAAAGATTCTGGGAGACTTTACACAGTATTTTCTTATTtggattactccatccgtcccactttaagAGTCCCGGATGAGTtcagcacggattttaagaaatgtaaagaaaagttggtgaaaaaagataatATAAGGTGGgtcatgtttttttatattaattttataataaaatgtgagtgaaaaaaggttagtggaatgtgaggtctaatATCATTTATAGAATATTCCAACCGAAACTCCTAAAGAGAGACatccaaaaatggtaaaccggAACTACTAAAgtaggacagagggagtattagattGGCAAATAGTCAAATTTTCAGTTACATTAGATTGGTAAGTAGTCATAAATGAAATTAACAATTGtattcataaatgaaattaacATCTGTATTCTAACGATGCATGTAATTTACTCCTCCGTCTCCTATAATTTGTTACCATTTGACTTgacataaattttaagaaatgtaatattAGAAAATGAGATGAAAAAGTTAGTaacatgtgagtcctacttttatatattcccCTCGTTCCAATGAAGATaattcactttcctttttagtttgtcctacccacaatgactcattactaaaaatagaaacgcATTTAtgtctactttattccatctcgcTTACTCTATTCTCTCCatctaacacataaaataaaactgcgcgacccaaggaaggggtcatcttcttTGGAACAGggggagtattaaatttataataaaatgtgagtgagaatgggTTATTGGAGTGTGGGTCTACTACAAAAAACGTAAAAAGTGAAAGATGACAAATTTTTATGAACgaaagaaaatggaaataagttaCAAATTTTCAGAGACAAAATGAACAATTTTATTGGGGGGATTATTAGATTGGTAAATAAGTCATAAATAAAAGTTGTACTTTTATTCTAacgataatttttttatgttattccCTCTgtcttaattaaaataatatattttctttttaatttgttacaAAGAAATATGCTTTCTTCGTTCATAAAATTAATCTTATTTGAGGACTGTATGAGTTTAATGAGATATTATGAAGATACTCtgtaaaagaaaagaagagaaaaatagattaagtaagagagaaaaaaaaagtagcaaaaatatataatagagaagagaaaaaataaaagcacAACCCCTCAATGTTATGGATAAGCACAACAGAGGATCTAACGAGATAAGCAACAAAGGATCCATGCGCCTTTGATACTCCCTCTTCTACGTGTCCTTTAAATGTAAGAGCactcacaacggagagcaacTCACCATCCGTTTGTCCGTGCCAGTGGCACGGAGACTGTGTTCGCTGCTGTgctcgtgccgctggcacggcgctgctcgatgcatcgagcacgtcatcgagcagcgccgtacCAGCGActaggcgacgtggcagcgtgtgattggccaacggcatatccgttagaaatttttattttttattttttttaaatcgaaaatattaccaaaaaataaaaaaaatatatattttccaaatcccaaaaaaatgccctttttttgcccgtttttctgtattttttttatttttttccccaaaatcatctataaatacacacattcatcatccatttttcacatcaaatcatctcttattcatctctcattcatatttttcatacaacttatccacaccttcatctctcactcaaaacctcaaatggatttcacccatctcattgcggaagcggagcgcgaagaacaagaatactacgaacaacatcgtgccgcttatgaagcatatgtcgcagcgaatacccctgcCCCTcttcctcaaccaactagatcaactcgccgctacatccatcgtgaccgggagggagcccactaaaggctcgttgccgacccgccgcggtttccggcagattactttaggcgccgttttcgcatgtcaaagcgcttgtttatgcttattgtcaacacattgcccgcccgtgttgaattcttccaaacaggtccagatgcagccggtcaGTAAAGtatctcggcgttgcagaagtgtacgtgtgccatccgacaactcgctactaggcaaacggccgacctcttcgacgagtatttgcatgtcggtgagtccactggaatcctttatCTGAAaattttttgcgagggcgttcgtacagctttcggtgatgaattccttcgggcacccaccaccgatgattgccaacggttgcttcgtcttcacgaatcagtccatggctttcccggaatgcttggcagcattgactgcatgcattggaggtagaagaattgtccgactgcttggagggggcaacacttaagcggccacaaaggcggcggcccaacacttatccttgaagcggtcgccgactacctcctatggatttggcatgcatatttcagctttgtcggatccaacaacgacttgaacgtgctctattcttcacccctcttcaatgatgtgttgaatggtgtagcaccggcgatcgacttcaccgtcaacagaaatacataccacatgggttactatctcgccgatggtatctacccaaggtggtcgactttagtgaagacgctcagcaacccgcaagacccgagatggggtctttttgcgcagcgtcaagagtccgcgcggaaagacgtcgaaagagcctttggggtccttcaagcccgattcaacattgtgaaggccccggctcgactgtggtacgtgaataatatagccgacatcatgtacaagtgtattatcttacacaacatgattataaccgatgaaggaccgagggcggctagcttctacgacgaggatgaagccggaagctcaaccgcgaggtctctcccacgccgaggtgtgcatacgacggtgggtgagatgATCGAaaaaggcacacaatgcgcgatacccgaacccaggttgagctacaagaagacctaatcaaacacatatgggtgaaattcggcaacgagtagtgggtttttttaattttacgaatttaattatgtaaattttaatttttaggagtttaattatgaaaattttaatttttaggattttaattgtgtaatttttaatttttaatgtattttgtaatattattttgggtatttttaatgtattttaattttgtggaaatgtttttatttaaattgaataatagaatggtgggacccatgtgctcgtccttgcggaagagcacagctgtgggtgttgtgctcttgccaaagagcatgcagaaaaagtgggacgttgtgggtgctctaattTATTTTAACGACATAtcctttatttatttcttaaaatctttGTATTTGATAGTAATATTGTAAAGTATTTTTCTGTAGAATATAAGTATAGTGCCATTTCGTTCGAAAAATTATAAGTCaaatatttgtaatatttttattgcTAGCCACACATCTTAAAATATTACGTAATtatatttagatttttattttataaataatatgaATAAACCGTTTAAATAGattaataaaataggagtagtTTAGCTTGTATCATTAAATTTTGATGAGATAGATAATATAGGCGTTTTGAatagataataaaatatagATAAAGTGACTACAATCCACCCTACAGTTTATAAATCCCCACAACATTCATTTTGCAACAACCTAAAACAATTCAAATAATAGTGATTTAACTTTTAGACTTTGTCTAAGTTTTTCTCTATTCAAACTTCCTCATATTCTTCAATCTACTCATCTTTTATTCATTTCTTGTATAGTATATCATTCCTTTTATTTTGAACtttgtatttttgttttatattttaattttaaattttgtgagaCGTGATTAAATTGACTAAACATTATAATTTGGATGACTATTAACCCAATTATGAATTGAGACAAAAAGATAAATGAATTGAGATATTCTTAGTGAGGGGTAATTTCTTGTGGGGATTATTAGATTGGGAAATAGTCATAAATGAAATATTCAGTTTTATTAGATTGGTTATAGtcataaatgaaatttgtagttgTAATCTATTGTATTCTAACACGATACATGTATGTGTTTTTTTGGTTGAGAATATGAGATTGGTATATagtcataaatgaaatttacaGTTGTATTCTAACACGATACAAGTATGTATTTTTTTGGTTAGGAATATTAGATTGGTATATATAGAGGTCCCCACAGttttggaaccggcggttctggttttggaaatTGCTTAATCGGAACCGAACTGCGAGGGTGTTTCGTGGTTATggttccggttccaaaccgTCTGTTTCGGTTTCCGACCGGTGGATTTTTACAGTTTTTTACGGTTTCGGCTCGATTTTCTGGCGATTTTTCGAGGTTCCAGTTTGAAACCGCCCAGAACCACCAGTTTTGGAACGGTTTCGATTCGGAAATTTTTAAACCTAAACTGAACCATGGTTCTAAAATCGACGGTTTCGGTTTGGATAAATACTTACTGTTTCGGTTCGGATAAATACTTACGGTTTCGATTAGGAACCGTAACCGCCGAAACCGTAAACCTTGAGCACCTCTAGGTATGTAGtcataaatgaaatttgcaGTTTTATTCTagctacatattttattttgtactctctctatcccaaaaacatattttcatttttagttggTTTCAAATAAAATAGTTATGTTTTTATCatccaaccactttttctcttgCTAAATAAATTATCCAACCTTatttctctctttatttaaacttacactcacattttaataACGCGAATCATACAAATTAACCaacaaatcaaaaaaattctGTTTCGATCGAAAAATATGTCTTGTTAACCCGAACGGATAgattatactagtattttaaaatcttattttatgatatatttatattttattaggagTGCTTTTTCATTATAAACGTTATTAAATGTAGAGACTAGTTGCAAACATAGAAGCAAAAGCCTCCATCTCCTCCTTGGTCAACAACACACCGACGACCAAATCTCCGTCACCGGAGTTAGACAACGACATCGAATATCCCCCGTCCAACGACAGAACCTCCACCTTCTGTGCCTCCCCCCATCCGAAATCCGCCTCCGCATAATCGAACTTGGGGGAACCAGTCATCGCCAAAGCCCTTATATTTCGGCATCTCCTTCACCAGATTCTCCGGGCTTTTAAGAAACTCATCTCTGTGGAAAATCTCAAAATAGGATTCATACGATCCATTCAACAATCAGGattgagagagaagaaaagggaattttattcataaaacttcaatcaaaatacaaagTCACCTAAGATCCATATTTATACAATCGCCTAACATAACAAGATATTTAGTGAAGCAAGCTCCACACCTAACTAATTCTTGACTAACTTGATCACACTCGATGCTGACTAGATACCTAGTCACTCTGCCAGCTGGATGTTGAGTCAGCATCTTCACACTTCATGCTAGCCAAAGCTTCACATCATTTCCATCTCACGCATGAATACTTATCTTCATTCTTCATCTTTCACAATCTCCGTCATAGAATTTTGTCTTTATCGTATCAACAATAGCCTCC
Proteins encoded in this window:
- the LOC121810824 gene encoding malonyl-coenzyme:anthocyanin 5-O-glucoside-6'''-O-malonyltransferase-like — translated: MTTVIETCRIPPSQGSAAELFLPLSFFDMTWLHLNHTRRLIFYSHPCSQAEFFNTIVPNLKHSLSLTLKHYLLVAANLLYPLDTVSKPVFRYISGDSVSLMIAVSGLDFEELVADHARESDQFYDLLPRMPNMSEEENYKIIPLISLQVTLFPGRGICLGLNNHHSLGDCRSIIGFIKAWAMINKSGDDEVFVSRNEESLPFFERPICKDSSRLDGIFWDVMKKIPLKPAATHPLPTNRVRASFILRQSHIIKLKNRILSAKPNIDRVSTFVVATGYVWTTLAKSLGPAGEEDEHEVFFFLADGTGRRNALFDPPVPVNYFGNCLGVGVVRAEYRKLAAEDGFVAAAEAILDEIKTKIYEEDEFLKSPEKMLTDTAKYKDTRALTTTGSPKFDYTEADFGWGEAEKVEFLSLDEGNSIFLSYSGDGDLVVGMSLTEEEMKTFASMFATGLDM
- the LOC121810825 gene encoding malonyl-coenzyme:anthocyanin 5-O-glucoside-6'''-O-malonyltransferase-like, whose translation is MTTVIETCRIPPPQDSAAELFLPLSFLDMTWLHSNPMYVLNFYNYPCSEAEFSNTIVPSLKHSLSLTLKHYFPVAGNLLFPLDSDAPKPVLRYTPGDTVALTIAVSSLEFDKLIANHAKESDQFYNFVQPAAPLIEEENYKIAPVISLQATLFPRRGICIGVNFHHSLCDWRSIVGFVKAWAVINKSGDDEALAESLPVFEKPDSEASRRVDGIFWNAMKNIPFKTVVSLPRPTNRVRASFILRQSHIKNLKHRFLSARPSLDRVSTFTVAAAYVWTTLVKSHGSGGEEDEVFVFPADARGRRNALFDPQVAVNYFGNCLGGGVVIAEHRKLAAEDGFVAAAEAIGDVIKAKIYDGDELLKSPEDRLSMMSLPDRVFGVLVVYGSPKFEYKEADFGWGVARKVEILSLDDEKYGMLLSNSGDGGLVIDLSLPKEMMECFASIFEDGLIV